The Desulfofundulus luciae genome includes the window TCTCCCAGCAGGTTCAAGCCCAGGTAGACTGTGATGGCCACTCCAAGCATGATCAGTAATCCTGCGAAGGCATAGAGAAGCCTTTTGAGCATGGCTCCGGACACTCCTTAAACATAGCAGTGGTTATCAGTTATATTGTTGCCACTTTTTGCCGGAACCATACTTCTCCAAGTTTATTCCCTAGTAATCCTCCAGTTCAAAGTTGGCGTACACTTCCTGAACATCGTCGTGATCTTCAAGAGCTTCCATCAAACGCATCATTTGCTCCGCCTCTTTGCCGGCAAGCTTAACCGTGCTCTGGGGAACCATGGTAACCTGGGCCTCGGCAATGGGTACGCCCTTTTCCACCAGGGCGCGACGCACCTGTTCAAAGTCCTCGGGAGCGGTAATGATTTCGAACTCGTCTTCTTCGGCTTTCACATCTTCGGCCCCCGCCTCCAGGGCGTTTAGCATTAACTCATCCTCATCCAGGCCGTCCTTTTCCACCACAATAACACCCTTTTTGGAAAACATCCAGGAGACGCAGCCGGCTTCCCCCAGATTACCGCCGTGACGGGAGAAAAGGTGCCGGATCTCCCCGGCGGTGCGGTTCCGGTTATCGGTCATGATCTCCAGCATGACCGCCACCCCACCGGGACCGTAGCCCTCGTAAATCAGTTCCTCGTAGTTGGCCGCGCCCAGTTCACCGGTACCTTTCTGGATGGCCCGCTGTATGTTCTCGTTGGGAATATTGGCTTCTTTAGCCCGCTGTATTGCCGCTTTCAGCCTGGGGTTGGCGTCGGGGTCTCCGCCTCCTAAACGGGCCGCCACAATAATTTCCCTGGACAAGCGGGTAAATATTTTGCCTCTCTGGGCATCCACCTTGGCCTTTTTCCGCTTGATGGTTGACCACTTGGAATGACCGGACATCTCTTACTGAAACCTCCTCACCTACCATAAAGTACCGGGGGCTGTTAATCATTTAAGACAATGTCAATGTCATATATAGGCGATCGGCCCTGCCACCATAAAAGCCTGGTTACTTTAAATCCCCAAAAGACTAAAAGGGCGGCAGGACCGGCATCTGCTTTTTGTGGGCATTTTTGGTCGCCAGACGCTTGACAACCTCCCGTACCCGGTCGTCGGCCTTCCCGGTAAGGATAAATTCATCCAGCTCCTGGTATGTTATACCCATTTCCGTCTCGTCGTTTTGCCCGGCCCATAAACCGGCAGAAGGGGGTTTTTCTATAATACGCCGCGGTATTCCGAGGTATTCGGCCAGCTCATAAACCTGGCGCTTGACGAGGTTGCCAATGGGTAAAAGGTCTACTCCTCCGTCACCATATTTGGTGAAATAGCCGACGGTTAGTTCACTGCGGTTGCCCGTCCCGGCAACCAGGTACTGCAGCCGGGAAGCATAAAAATAAAGGGTGGTCATGCGCAGCCTCGGCTTGATGTTAATAATGGAAAGATCCTTTCTCTCCACGTTGTAATCTTCACCGGTCAAAAGGCGAACCAGAAGGGCAAAGGGTTCGTCGAGCACGATCTCTTTAAAAGGAATATCAAAGGTCCTGGCCACCAGCCTGGCGTCCTCCGCATCCAGGGGATTGCTATAGCAGGGCATGATTACCCCCAGAACGTTATCCGGGCAGGCCCGCTTACAT containing:
- the nadE gene encoding NAD(+) synthase translates to MYLLAQRLTEWLREQVSERGARGYVVGLSGGIDSAVTAVLCKRACPDNVLGVIMPCYSNPLDAEDARLVARTFDIPFKEIVLDEPFALLVRLLTGEDYNVERKDLSIINIKPRLRMTTLYFYASRLQYLVAGTGNRSELTVGYFTKYGDGGVDLLPIGNLVKRQVYELAEYLGIPRRIIEKPPSAGLWAGQNDETEMGITYQELDEFILTGKADDRVREVVKRLATKNAHKKQMPVLPPF
- a CDS encoding YebC/PmpR family DNA-binding transcriptional regulator gives rise to the protein MSGHSKWSTIKRKKAKVDAQRGKIFTRLSREIIVAARLGGGDPDANPRLKAAIQRAKEANIPNENIQRAIQKGTGELGAANYEELIYEGYGPGGVAVMLEIMTDNRNRTAGEIRHLFSRHGGNLGEAGCVSWMFSKKGVIVVEKDGLDEDELMLNALEAGAEDVKAEEDEFEIITAPEDFEQVRRALVEKGVPIAEAQVTMVPQSTVKLAGKEAEQMMRLMEALEDHDDVQEVYANFELEDY